In Pirellulaceae bacterium, the sequence CGGCTGAGGAGTATGCTCAAAATCGGGCCCAATATGTTCGCGACGGGAAGGGGACACCGCCGGCAACCGCGGATCCGATCCCAGACTTGCCTAACCCGAACGATTGATTTGATTGGACGGTTCGGGCCCCTTCTACGGCTTGTCGTGACGGATCAAGGCTGGCACCTGGTAGCGATCGTGAGCGAATTTCGCTAACATGAAAGGCCACGTCGAGCATTTGGCGAGTGGTTTATGGTTATCGGCAGCCCCTCAGAATGGACGGAAAATGGCACGCAAAGTTGTAAGTAGAAAAGAGTTGCGAGCTGAAGCGGAGGCGGCAGAAAAGGCCGGCGCAACGAAAAAGAAGGCCGTGAAAAAGAAGGCCGCCAAACGTGCGTCTCGGGCCAAAGCGGTCGCCGATGTGAGGATGAAGCTCTTTTGGGGCGTCTTTAATCAGTCACTCAAACGCGTCGCTCTCTACGATTTCACCCAGAAGAAACAGGCGGAGAAGAAGGCGACCGATCTGTCAAAGTCGGGTAAATCACCCCACTTCGTCCAAAAGGTGAAAGAGGTTATCGAAGAATAGACGGCTCTCGGTTCAGTCGCCTGCACTGGTGTTCTTGCTGGCGGAAACCGATCTGGCCGCCCCACTTTTGGCCAGAATCTTACCCGTTTAACTCAGCCACTCAGCCACTCAGCCAATTTGTCAACCGTTGAGCTCTCATTCAGGGCCAACTTGCCAAAGCCGGCGACAGCTCCCGCATTGATCGCCGTTTGCTGATGATCTTCGAAATTGGTGACTAACATCGTTGGTACCGAGGCGAGCTCAGAATCAGCCTTGATTGCTGCTAAGACGACGAGTCCCTCGCTGTTATCCCGATCGAGTCTGCGGTTAATTAAGATTAGATCAAAACAACCTTGCCGGAGAGTCTGCAGCGCATCGTCCAGACCATGAGCCTGAACGACTTCCGCGTCAAAGTGGCTCACGATCAAAGTTCGGATCGCTTCGTGGTCTGGGACACAGTTGCCCACATCTAAGACTTTTTTTGCCATCGGTACGAAGCTTAGTTCGAAGCCTCTTCATCTTTCTTGGATGGCTCGATCGCGAACAGGTGAGTCTTGTTGGCGATGAACAGCACGTTGTTGGCGACGATTGGGGTGCTATAGACGGAATTACCCATATTGATTTCGGCGATCGGCTCATGGGGCTCAGAAGTCAGGTCAAAGATGCACACATCGCCATCTTCGTCGCCAATGTAAACGTGATCTTCGACGATAAGCGGGGAGCCCCAGGCAGCGGCCAACATATCGTAGGTCCAGTGGATTTTCCCCGTTTTTGCGTCCAGACAGTGAAAGAGCCCACTGAAATCTGCGATATAGAGCAGGTTGTCTTTGATGGCAACTGTTCCGCAACTACGGTGCATTGTTTCTTCGAATTCGATCTCGCCATCGCCGTTTTGGTCGAATCGGTCGTAGTGCCAAATCACGGCAGAATTTGGGTTGTCCACGACCACGTCGCCTTCTTCTTCGATCACGGCTTGAATACGTCGATGTTCGATCGACTTGCTGCGGTCGGCCACATTCACGGCAAGTTCAGGACTGACATCACCTCGCTTGGTGGGATCAATGCACCAGAGATGGCCAATTCCTTCTCCATGTTCAGGGTCTTGTCCAACGGCAACATAGACGCGACCGTCGTAGATCACCGGTGTGGCAATAATGTTGTTGCGTGTGCCACGACCTCCCAAGATCCATTTGGAATCCTTGGGATTGGCATCGAATTTCCACAGCAGTTCTCCCTTGCCATCTTTCCCTTTGCTTACTTTGAAACTGTACACCCAGCCGTCGCCACCAGCAAAGATGACCTGCGGGACACCACCCAATTCCCCAACCGCAGGTGAAGACCATTGTCCGTGCAGGATGTTTTCGCCGGGCGAGTTGTCGGTCCAATAGACTTCCCCCGTATTCTTGTTCATGCAGATAAAGCTGGGTGCTTCAGGTGCGGGCAAGTTGATATGGGACTCGTCGAGTCCATTGGAAGTGTTGACTAAGAGGTAGTCGCCCCAGCTTGTTACTGAGCAGCTGCACATGTTGTGTTGCGAGACACCCAGATCCTTCATCATATTGAATGACCAAATGATGTCAGCGTCTTCTTTGCTAGTCGCCGATTCTTCCTTGAATGGGCCATCGTTTTCATCGTCGTAGAATCCTTCGGTGTCGAGGCAAAGTACTTCGCCGCGACTGGTAACAAACCAAAGTCGTTTCCCTTCGACGAGTGGTGCGCAGCAAATTCCCTGCAGCGGCCAGTCATGCACGCGCCCGGTGGGCAGCTTTTCACTGGAGTGTTGCCAAAGAAATTTACCGTCCTTTTCATTGAAGCAGAGTAAGCAACCTAAATCGACTTTGGCCGGATAGCGATCCACATAACCGGCTCCATTGTTGGTCCCCACGTAAACTTGACCGCCGGCCACGACTGGATTGCCGTAGGTTTGGCTTCCAACTCGGGCTACCCACTTGATGTTTTCGGCTTTGTCGTTGATCCATTCGCCGGAACGGCGGTCGAATCGGCCGCAATCCCAGTCGATGCAAATGTTTTCACCGGCGGGCGCATTGTTCCGATAGGAGTTTCCACCCCATTGGCTCCAGTCGCCGTTTTGGATTTCGTCGCGCAGGCGTGTTGCGGCTGCTACAGCTTGAGTTTCGGTCACTGACCCATTGCGATCGTTCGCGGTAACGGTCAAAAAAGGTCGTTCACTGGGAATCAAGTTGACGGTCAGAGATCCGAGCATAAACGCAGCGACTAGTGCCGAGACGGTACGACGTGCTCGCAGATTACGTCGACGTGAAGTCATAGTATTTCCTAACCTCTTTATTGGTTTCGATCAGATCGCTCAGTTTGCGGTTACGATAATGTCATCGAGGAAAATCTCAGCATCCTTGGCATTTCCGAATAGGCCGGGACTTCCAGATCGATTGGGCGAATCATCGGTCGCCTGAATCGTCCAGTCTGTCGGTTCCGCTTCATCTTTGGGCCAAACTTTGCCTCGCAACACGGCTTTGCCGTTTTCGACTGCCGCTCGAAACTTCATCGTGTACCAACGATCAGCTTCCCAGGGAAAGTCAATCGTCTGTGCCATTCGCAGT encodes:
- a CDS encoding response regulator, which encodes MAKKVLDVGNCVPDHEAIRTLIVSHFDAEVVQAHGLDDALQTLRQGCFDLILINRRLDRDNSEGLVVLAAIKADSELASVPTMLVTNFEDHQQTAINAGAVAGFGKLALNESSTVDKLAEWLSG
- a CDS encoding PQQ-binding-like beta-propeller repeat protein — translated: MTSRRRNLRARRTVSALVAAFMLGSLTVNLIPSERPFLTVTANDRNGSVTETQAVAAATRLRDEIQNGDWSQWGGNSYRNNAPAGENICIDWDCGRFDRRSGEWINDKAENIKWVARVGSQTYGNPVVAGGQVYVGTNNGAGYVDRYPAKVDLGCLLCFNEKDGKFLWQHSSEKLPTGRVHDWPLQGICCAPLVEGKRLWFVTSRGEVLCLDTEGFYDDENDGPFKEESATSKEDADIIWSFNMMKDLGVSQHNMCSCSVTSWGDYLLVNTSNGLDESHINLPAPEAPSFICMNKNTGEVYWTDNSPGENILHGQWSSPAVGELGGVPQVIFAGGDGWVYSFKVSKGKDGKGELLWKFDANPKDSKWILGGRGTRNNIIATPVIYDGRVYVAVGQDPEHGEGIGHLWCIDPTKRGDVSPELAVNVADRSKSIEHRRIQAVIEEEGDVVVDNPNSAVIWHYDRFDQNGDGEIEFEETMHRSCGTVAIKDNLLYIADFSGLFHCLDAKTGKIHWTYDMLAAAWGSPLIVEDHVYIGDEDGDVCIFDLTSEPHEPIAEINMGNSVYSTPIVANNVLFIANKTHLFAIEPSKKDEEASN